AAGCCTTCAGCTCCTCCCACATGCGCTGCTCGAGTGCGGCAGCCGGCGGCGAATCGATCTCTTCGAGCGCTGCCTGCAAATCCGCAAACACGGCGCGCATCCCGTCGTTCTCTGCCTGCAGGATCGAGACACGCAGGGAGTTTTGCGAGACCATCGACGCCTCGAGACGCCCGACCAGATCGGCATCCTCGACCAGATCGTCGGCATCGCGGAAGATCTCGCGCATCGCGGCATTTTCCTCGTGCAGGCGTTCGGCCATCTTGTCGGCATCCTCGGCAAACATCATGAGAAGCACGCCGGCGAGCATCGAAGATTTCGTCTCGTAGGACCCACGCGGTGCCACGACCTGCCCCATCAAGAAGCTGGCAGCGAGAGTCTGCGCAATTTTCATCGGTTGTACGCTCATCGTCGCCTCTCCATCACCGCCAGAGTCCCCACATCCTGCGATAGAGCGATCGACCACGCCGACAGCGCCATCACGACATCCTTGTTGGAACCCTCGACGTACTCGCGGGCGGCCGTCACCCAGATTGCTTGTCCCTTCACACAGGAAAACAGCTGCCACCAATACAAGGCATCCCGATCCGCCTCGCGACCGGCAGCCTTCTCCCAGATCGAAATTGCCTGCTCGGGGAGAACCAACCCTCCTGCTCGATCATCTTTCGCAAAATGCCATAAGGGAGAGAGGCTCCAACCGAGATCCTCGAGAGGGTCTCCCAAATGAGACATCTCCCAATCCAGAATGGCCTGCACGCCTTCCGTATCGAAAAGGAAGTTTCCGCTGCGGTAGTCGCCGTGCACGACACCAATGCGGTCCGGCGGCGGGGGCGGATTGCGACGCAGCCAACGAATCGCTGCCCGGGTTACGGGCTGCGGCGTACGCTCCTCCTTGTCGAGAATGGTCTCCCATTTATCCAACTCACGACGCCAGCATTGATCACGCTCGGGCACCTCGAAGGCTTCGTTGAGCCCGACATCGGCGGGGTCCAGACGCGCCAAATTGCCGAGAATCGTCCATTTGGACTCGGCCAGCTTGTCGGCCAATGGGGCGTAGGTGGGGGACACCAGATCGGTCAGGTCCGAGCTGTACCCGCGCAGCTCCTCCATCACGAAAAACGGCGCACCCAACCAGCCGTCGCCTTCCTCCAGCCACAGAGCCTCCGGCACCGGAATCGCCGTGCCGAGCATCGCCCGGTAGGCCGCAAATTCCACGCTGCGCTCGGTTTCGATCAAACTCCCCTCGGGGTCGCGCCGCAGGATCAACCGGCGTTCCCGGGTCTGCCCATCTTCATCGTACTGCAGCCGCAGTCGGTAGGTTTCGCGCGAAGCTCCCCCATGAATCCGATCGACCTCGTCGACCAGAACATTGCTCACGTCGGGAAGCTTTGCCGCAACAAATCTTGCCAGCCCCGTTTCAATCGAATTATCAGCCACTTCTCGGAGTACTCTCAGGCGAAAGCCGGACTTGCAAGACGCAAACGCAACAATCCCTACCCCGCAAACGGAGAGCGATCGCCCCAGAGCTCCTGGCGCACCTGATGGCGCAAGAGCTTGCCCGTGCCGTCGCGCGGCACCTCCGTGCGGACCAGAAAGCGACGGGGCCGTTTGTACCCGGCCAGACGTTGCTCGCAGGCAGCTTCGATTCGCGCCACTGCCGCGTCTTGCTCGGCAGCCGCCGCCGGAGCGAGCACCAGGCAGGCAACAACGCTCTCGCCGCGGATCTCGTCGGGCTCACTGGTCACGCAAGCATCGGCGACCTCCGGGAGTCCATGCAGCAGGTCCTCGATCTCGGCCGGATAGATATTGACCCCACCCGACACGATCAGATCCGCTTTACGGCCCGAGATAAACAAATAGCCCTCGTCGTCGAGGAAACCGATATCTCCCACCGTAAAAGCACCCTCGTCGAGATAGGCGTCGTCGGTCTTCTCGGGTTCATTGCGGTAGCGGAAGGTGCGTCCGGCCGGATTGCGGAAATAAATCACCCCCGAGGATCCTGCGGGCAGTTTCTCGCCCTCCGGTGATCGGATCTCCACGGACATGCCTCGCGTGGCCCGCCCCACCGTCCCGGGCCGGCCGAGCCATTCGCGGGCATTGGCGACTGTCATGCCCCCTTCGGTCATGCCGTAATACTCGGTCAAAATCGGGCCCCACCACGCAAGCATCTCGTGTTTCAGAGGCTGCGGACAGGGCTCGCCACCGTGCAGGACGCAATTGAGCGCGGGTGCCGAAAATCGCGCGCGCACTTCCTCGGGCAGACTCAGAATTTGGCGGAACATCGTGGGCACCATGCAGGTCGAATGGATTCCGTCGGCAAGTGCCTCGAGCGCGAGTTCGGCATCCCAGCGACCCAAAATATGCATCGGCGCCCCGGCTGCCAGAAGCGATAGGCTGAAGGCCAGAGGTGCCCCATGAAAAAGCGCCGAGACATTCAAATGGGGCCCGAAGCTCGGCACCTCAAGGATGCGTGCAAATTGGGAACTCGCCGCAAAGGCATCGGCAAACGGCCGCGCGACATCCATCGCCCGCATCACACCCTTGGGGCGCCCCGTCGTGCCCGAGGTATAGGACATGCGGACGCCGCATCGATCGTGCGGCAAGGGTGCTTCGTCCTGCTCGGACAGCCAGTCCTCAAAACTCTGATTGAAACCCTGCTCGACACCCTGCCCGGGACTCTTCCCGACGCCCTGATCCAGATCCAGAACCGGGACGGCTTGTGCGTCGGCGGTCTCGCGAGCCACGGCACCGTCAGTCATCACCAGGCGCGTATCGGCGTCCTGAAGCACATAGGCCAACTCTTCGGCGCGCCAACCGGTCTTGACCGGTGTCACCACCATCCCGGCACGCATGCCGGCAAGAAGGCTTTCGATAAATTCCCGCCGATTGCTTGCCGAGAGAACGATATGGTCCCCGGGCACCAGCCCGAGACCCTCAATTCCGCGGGCGAGCTGGTTGGTCCGCGCCTCGAGTTCGAGCCAGGACATCGAGCCGCGAGCATCCACAAGCGCCGGAGCCGACGGGTTTGTTCCCGCCAATATCCAAAGAGGCGGCGCCTCCTGCATGCGCCCTAATCCACCACCAACCGGCCCAATGCCTGCAGCTGGCGACTTTCACCGCCCATGGTCAAACCGAGATGCCGCATGGCGAGAAAAAAGCGATGCAGCGGATAGTCCCGGTCCACACCGACACCGCCATGGAGGTGCTGGGCAGCATGAAGCACCCGATCCCCACCGGTGGTGGCCCAATAGGCGGCGATCGCTACTTCGGTCTCCGAGGGCAATCCCTCGGAGATTCGCCAGGCAGCCTGGCGGGCCACAAGTCGCAGAGCTTCGGTATCGATGTAGGAATCTGCAGCCCGGTGGGCGACGGCCTGAAACATCGCAATCGGCTGATCGAATTGCTTGCGGGTCTTGATATAATCCGACGTCAGGGCCAAGGCCGACTCGCAAGCACCGACCGCGTAGGAACAAAGTGCGGCATTTGCCTGCAAGACCATTTCCGCGACAATCGGCGCGCCCTGATCGAGGCCGCCGACGATCGCCTCGGACGCGACCCGAACCCCGTTGAGCCTGATATCGGCCTCGGGCTGACCAGTCGTGGTATCCAGTGCGGTCAGATGCACGCCGTCAGCTGTGGGATCCACAAGAAAGATCGTGATCCCGTTCGCGGTTTTCGCCGGCACCAGAATCTGGCTGGCGAGTTCCGCAGCGCGCACCGCAATCTTGTGGCCGTCGAGAACCCATCCATTTCCGTCCGCCGCCGCTGTCGTGCCAGGATCCACCGGTTCCCGCAAATCCTCGAGAAGAGCGGCGGTGACGATCTGCTCGCCCGAGGCAATCGCGGGCAAAAGTGTTTTTTTCTGTTCTTCGGTTCCGTGAGCGGCCAGAGGCATGCCCCCCAGGACCACGGTCTCGAGCAATGGCACCGGTGCGACCGTCTTGCCGACCTTTTCGAGAATCGCCGAAAATTCCAGAAAACCCATGCCGGCCCCACCATAGGCTTCCGGCAAGGCCACACCGATCAACCCGCTGGTGCCCAAAGTCTTCCACAAATCGGCATCGAAGCGTGGGCCTTCGGCGCGCTCGATGGCGCGGATACTTTCATGCGTTGCCTTCTCGGTCAGAATCTGGTCGGCCAGATCGACCAGCGCGGTTTGTTCTTCATTCAACGAAAAATCCATATCGACTCCTGCTCTCTGCCTGCCTTGACTTGTATCTTCGGGATTTAGTGACGAGGAATCCGGGGCAAACCCATCCCGAACAATCCGATGAGATCTCGTTGGACCTCATTGGTGCCGCCACCAAATGTCAGGATCAGCAAGGAGCGGTAGAGATTCTCGAGACGCCCGCCAATCACGGCCGCTTCGGAGTCGGCGCTCAGGTAACCGCGAGGACCGAGCACCTCCATCAGCATGCGAACCGAATCCAGATAGAACTCGGTCCCGTAGACCTTGATGCTCGAGGCATCCGCCACATCCAGAGGGCCTTGCTCGGAGGCCCAGGCAACCTTCCAGTTAAGCAACTTCAGGTATTCCAGACCGGCCCGGATCTTGGCGAAGTTGGCCTGGACCCATTCCTGGTCCGCCACGCGCTTGCCGTCCGGCATCCGGGTTTCGCGGGCCCAATCCATACAAGCCTCATAGGCACCGGAAAGCATACCGACGGAACAAAGAGTCACGCGTTCGTGGTTGAGCTGGTTGGTGATCAACGCCCAGCCGTCGCCCGGATTCCCCACCACGCCCGAGGCGGGCACTCGCACGTCATCGAGGAATGTCGTGTTGATGTCATGCGAGGACAATAACGTCATGGGGTCGACCTTGATCCCCGGCGTCTTCATGTCGACGACGAAAATCGACAGGCCCTTATGCTTGGCGACCTCCTGGTCCGAGCGCGCAGCAAGCCAGATGAAATCGGCGTCGCCGGCCAAGCTGGTATAAACCTTCTGCCCGTTGATCACGAACTCATCGCCTTCGCGGTCGGCTCTGGTGGTGAGGGACGCAAGGTCGGTACCGGCGGCAGGCTCGGTGTAGCCGATACAAAAATGAATCTCGCCTTTAAGAATCTTGGGCAGGAAGAAGGACTTCTGCTCTTCGCTGCCGAACTTCATGATCGAGGGACCGACGGTGTTGATGGTCAGCATCGGCACAGGCGCTCCCGAGCGCATCGATTCATCAAACCAGATGAATTGCTCGATCGGGCTGAGACCACGGCCGCCGTATTCCTGCGGCCAGCCCACGCCCAACCATCCGTCCGCGCCCATCTGCTTCACAACCGAGCGCATCACCTCACCGGTGCCCTGCCCCTCGTGAAGACCGCGGACGACTTCCGGGGTCAGCAAATTCTCATAGTACGAGCGAAGCTCACTGCGGAGCGCTTCCTGTTCCTCGGTATATCCAATGTACATATGCTCATTGAATCAATGGGGTCGGAAGGAGTCAATGGTGAAGTCGCTTGACCTTCCTCTGCCAAACTCGATGAAGGCGAGGGAAACTCATGGAGATTCAGCGACATAGAGAAGGCAAGTGGCGACTTTAGACCGTGGATCCGACGCCAGAGAGCCGCGAGACAAAGGTGGTCGAGGCTGACTCGGATTCAGCCGCACGCGTGCGGCCCGGTGGGGAGCGACCGCCCGACCCTCGCTGAGGCTTGGCGCAAAACTCCGGGGCGGCTGCCGCTCCGGGAAGCTCCGGGAAGCTGCAGCAAGACCAGCGAGAGAACAAGCGCGATTCGCGATGTCCGACTATCCCGCGCCAGCACTGGGGATATCCTTCCTTCTCTTCGCGAGGCCATTGGGCGGCCTTGCCTAACTGGAGATACTTGGTCTTCGAAACCGGTCCTGAATCGAATGCTGGATCGAATGCTGGATCCAGCCCAGAAAAGGATTGTCAGATGCCATCGCTTCCTCCCAAGTGGCCCCACCCAAGGCTCGAAAGACGCGAATGACGCCTGCGTGGGTCACGATCGCGTCTGTGGGTGACGGCGCCTGGTCCTCCAACCACCCCCCGACTCGGCTGGCAAAGGCATGCAAAGATTCTCCACCCGGGGGCGTTATCGTCTGCCAGTCCGCACACCATGCGCGCCAACGCGGGCCATCCTCGGCGTCGATCGCATCGTACGTCCGGCCCTCCCATTCTCCGAAGTCCATCTCGCGCAGCCGAGCATCCGTGCGCACCGGCACCGACCAGGCCGCCGCCAAGTCACGGGCCAATGTCGCGCATCTCGGAAGGTCCGAACTGAACAACTTTCCCGGCCGAAAAGGCGCCGCCTCCATGGCCAATGCAACGGCGTCCGCACCGGATATGGTGGTCTCGATGACCGTTTGCCCCACACACCTGCCTTGGCGGTCCACAGGAGGGTGACGTAGCGTCCAGATCGTCACGTCGAAACCAGCGCCATCAAAATGACCAACTCCGAAACCTGCTGCAGTGCTCCCATGAAGTCTCCGGTCAACCCGCCGGCACGTCGCTGGAAATAAACCCCCAGCACCACACCGACCACCACCATCCCGAAAAGAGCCTCCAGGATCCCCCGGGCCGGGACGCCCCAAGCCCAAGCCGCCCCAGCGATCAATACGACCCAAGCCATGGCGATCAGCGCCTGCACCCGGCCAGACCGCGCCACATCTCGCGATTTGGATTGGGGGTCGTCTCTTCGGGCATAGGGCTGCAGTCCCAACTGCATGACCGGCAAGGCTCGCGACAAGGATTGGCCCAGAACCAGACCGACCGGGGCCAGAGCGCCCAGGTCAACCAGCAGGCTTACCTTGAGCAATAGAGCGACGATCAAGGCAAGCGCACCAAAGGCACCGATGCGGCTGTCTTTGAGAATCCGCATCACATTATCCCGGTCGTAGCCTCCCCCAAGTGCATCGACCGAGTCGGACAGACCATCTTCGTGAAATCCGCCGGTCACCAGAATGCCCAGGGTGACGACAACGATCGCCCGGGTGGGATCCGAGTAGCCGTCCAGTCCTACCCACACCAGAACTTGCAGCAAGCCGATCAGGGCACCCACCAGAGGAAACCAGATGGATATCCATTCCCAGGTTTTGGGCGGATAGGGGAACCCGCCCACCGGTATCCTCGTGAGGAACGTGAACGAGGCACGAAATGCGCGCAACCACTCCGGCATCACTCTGCCTTGTCGGGCACGGAGGCCTCTTCGAACGTCGCCATTTGGTTGTGCAAGGCAACGCTGGCCTGGATCAGCGGCAAGGAGGCCAAGGCGCCACTCCCTTCGCCCAGCCTCATGCCGGCATCGATCAGGGGAGAGGCGCCTAATGATGCGAGAATCCGAGCATGGCCGGGCTCGCCGGAGCGATGAGCAAACCACATATGGTCACGTATTTGCGGATCGTGTCGGGCGGCTACCAGCGCTGCACTGCTCACGATGAACCCGTCAACCAGGATCGCCATGCCCCGTTCTGCCGCTCGCCCCATGGCGCCGACAATGGCCGCGATCTCACGTCCACCCAATCGGCGAAGCACGGCAAGGGGTTCGTCTGTACCTAGCGTTCGGTCAAGAGCCTTCTCGACCAGGGC
The genomic region above belongs to Candidatus Binatia bacterium and contains:
- a CDS encoding adenosylcobinamide-GDP ribazoletransferase translates to MPEWLRAFRASFTFLTRIPVGGFPYPPKTWEWISIWFPLVGALIGLLQVLVWVGLDGYSDPTRAIVVVTLGILVTGGFHEDGLSDSVDALGGGYDRDNVMRILKDSRIGAFGALALIVALLLKVSLLVDLGALAPVGLVLGQSLSRALPVMQLGLQPYARRDDPQSKSRDVARSGRVQALIAMAWVVLIAGAAWAWGVPARGILEALFGMVVVGVVLGVYFQRRAGGLTGDFMGALQQVSELVILMALVST
- a CDS encoding histidine phosphatase family protein, which translates into the protein MTIWTLRHPPVDRQGRCVGQTVIETTISGADAVALAMEAAPFRPGKLFSSDLPRCATLARDLAAAWSVPVRTDARLREMDFGEWEGRTYDAIDAEDGPRWRAWCADWQTITPPGGESLHAFASRVGGWLEDQAPSPTDAIVTHAGVIRVFRALGGATWEEAMASDNPFLGWIQHSIQHSIQDRFRRPSISS
- a CDS encoding acyl-CoA/acyl-ACP dehydrogenase; protein product: MDFSLNEEQTALVDLADQILTEKATHESIRAIERAEGPRFDADLWKTLGTSGLIGVALPEAYGGAGMGFLEFSAILEKVGKTVAPVPLLETVVLGGMPLAAHGTEEQKKTLLPAIASGEQIVTAALLEDLREPVDPGTTAAADGNGWVLDGHKIAVRAAELASQILVPAKTANGITIFLVDPTADGVHLTALDTTTGQPEADIRLNGVRVASEAIVGGLDQGAPIVAEMVLQANAALCSYAVGACESALALTSDYIKTRKQFDQPIAMFQAVAHRAADSYIDTEALRLVARQAAWRISEGLPSETEVAIAAYWATTGGDRVLHAAQHLHGGVGVDRDYPLHRFFLAMRHLGLTMGGESRQLQALGRLVVD
- a CDS encoding phosphotransferase family protein; the protein is MADNSIETGLARFVAAKLPDVSNVLVDEVDRIHGGASRETYRLRLQYDEDGQTRERRLILRRDPEGSLIETERSVEFAAYRAMLGTAIPVPEALWLEEGDGWLGAPFFVMEELRGYSSDLTDLVSPTYAPLADKLAESKWTILGNLARLDPADVGLNEAFEVPERDQCWRRELDKWETILDKEERTPQPVTRAAIRWLRRNPPPPPDRIGVVHGDYRSGNFLFDTEGVQAILDWEMSHLGDPLEDLGWSLSPLWHFAKDDRAGGLVLPEQAISIWEKAAGREADRDALYWWQLFSCVKGQAIWVTAAREYVEGSNKDVVMALSAWSIALSQDVGTLAVMERRR
- a CDS encoding AMP-binding protein — translated: MAGTNPSAPALVDARGSMSWLELEARTNQLARGIEGLGLVPGDHIVLSASNRREFIESLLAGMRAGMVVTPVKTGWRAEELAYVLQDADTRLVMTDGAVARETADAQAVPVLDLDQGVGKSPGQGVEQGFNQSFEDWLSEQDEAPLPHDRCGVRMSYTSGTTGRPKGVMRAMDVARPFADAFAASSQFARILEVPSFGPHLNVSALFHGAPLAFSLSLLAAGAPMHILGRWDAELALEALADGIHSTCMVPTMFRQILSLPEEVRARFSAPALNCVLHGGEPCPQPLKHEMLAWWGPILTEYYGMTEGGMTVANAREWLGRPGTVGRATRGMSVEIRSPEGEKLPAGSSGVIYFRNPAGRTFRYRNEPEKTDDAYLDEGAFTVGDIGFLDDEGYLFISGRKADLIVSGGVNIYPAEIEDLLHGLPEVADACVTSEPDEIRGESVVACLVLAPAAAAEQDAAVARIEAACEQRLAGYKRPRRFLVRTEVPRDGTGKLLRHQVRQELWGDRSPFAG
- a CDS encoding acyl-CoA dehydrogenase family protein; translation: MYIGYTEEQEALRSELRSYYENLLTPEVVRGLHEGQGTGEVMRSVVKQMGADGWLGVGWPQEYGGRGLSPIEQFIWFDESMRSGAPVPMLTINTVGPSIMKFGSEEQKSFFLPKILKGEIHFCIGYTEPAAGTDLASLTTRADREGDEFVINGQKVYTSLAGDADFIWLAARSDQEVAKHKGLSIFVVDMKTPGIKVDPMTLLSSHDINTTFLDDVRVPASGVVGNPGDGWALITNQLNHERVTLCSVGMLSGAYEACMDWARETRMPDGKRVADQEWVQANFAKIRAGLEYLKLLNWKVAWASEQGPLDVADASSIKVYGTEFYLDSVRMLMEVLGPRGYLSADSEAAVIGGRLENLYRSLLILTFGGGTNEVQRDLIGLFGMGLPRIPRH